From the Oncorhynchus nerka isolate Pitt River linkage group LG20, Oner_Uvic_2.0, whole genome shotgun sequence genome, one window contains:
- the LOC115102438 gene encoding cysteine/serine-rich nuclear protein 2-like isoform X1 yields the protein MEAVSSLSLKRRFEEVDSGSPYSTPKDSDDDISSSDSADSCDSLNPPSSTALTPTSILRRHKPSPGRKRVRFDVVTVYYFPRRQGFTSVPSQGGSSLGMARHHCSIRRYTLGEFVREQETSHRHALRQHLRQEKLNARKIKLTRNGTVQCAQADLLTLEDVSDDDLDVEGVEVDDCFFLQPLPTKRRRALLRASGIARIDAREKAELRTIRLSREECGCDCRFYCDPRHCGCSQAGIKCQVDRMSFPCGCSRDGCGNSAGRIEFNPLRVRTHYMHTIMKLDLEKRRLLGQKAGVGGGQYAESDLLSSPSSTRPPSPDPDLSTGANGLDSELETEEREVQMVLEAQDLLTDQACLERENETAVLHLQSAEEQERMREEEEEEEAQRGRGGAGGLGEQALCLLPGALQGEMPGDTGVGVEGVPISLLQGPFPTGATLLCITENQEGDGEGDNPCGGLKDPASSLLYYQIGPMENETFHKSLPGQEEACVEREPGGGEQRGRDEHGGNTCGQGEGELSPPVALCSENGVGAKELPFSPQQSSLEGQCQVEACLATEGELYPPLPPEV from the exons ATGGAGGCAGTTTCGTCTCTCAGCCTCAAGCGAAGATTTGAGGAGGTGGACAGTGGCTCTCCCTACTCTACACCAAAGGACTCTGACGATGATATCTCCAGCAGTGACAGCGCTGACAGCTGTGATAGCCTCAACCCCCCCTCCAGCACTGCACTCACAC CAACCTCCATCCTAAGACGGCACAAGCCCTCTCCAGGCCGGAAGCGGGTGCGGTTCGATGTGGTGACGGTGTACTACTTCCCCAGGCGGCAGGGCTTTACCAGCGTGCCCAGCCAGGGGGGCAGCTCCCTAGGCATGGCACGCCACCACTGCTCCATCCGCCGATACACACTGGGAGAGTTCGTCCGCGAGCAGGAGACCAGTCACCGCCACGCCCTGCGCCAACACCTCCGCCAGGAGAAGCTCAACGCTCGCAAGATAAAG CTGACACGTAACGGTACGGTGCAGTGTGCCCAGGCTGACCTGCTGACCCTGGAGGACGTGTCAGACGACGACTTGGATGTAGAGGGTGTGGAGGTGGACGACTGCTTCTTCCTGCAGCCGCTTCCCACAAAGCGGCGTCGGGCACTGCTCAGGGCCTCCGGTATCGCCCGTATAGATGCCCGGGAGAAGGCTGAGCTACGGACCATCAGGCTGTCCAGGGAGGAGTGTGGCTGTGACTGCCGTTTCTACTGTGACCCCCGTCACTGTGGCTGCAGCCAGGCTGGCATCAAGTGCCAG GTGGACAGGATGTCTTTTCCCTGTGGCTGCTCTCGTGATGGCTGTGGGAACTCGGCAGGCCGCATCGAGTTCAACCCTCTCCGCGTGCGAACACACTACATGCACACCATCATGAAGCTGGACCTGGAGAAGAGGAGGCTGCTGGGGCAGAAGGCAGGGGTCGGGGGTGGACAGTATGCAGAGTCTGACctgctctcctccccttcctccaccaGGCCTCCCTCCCCAGACCCTGACCTGTCCACAGGGGCCAATGGCCTGGACTCTGAgttagagacagaggagagagaggtccagATGGTCCTAGAGGCTCAGGACCTCCTGACTGACCAGGCCTGCCTCGAGCGTGAGAACGAGACCGCTGTGCTCCACCTGCAAAGTgcagaggagcaggagaggatgagggaggaagaggaggaggaggaggcacagCGGGGCAGGGGAGGAGCAGGGGGCCTGGGGGAGCAGGCTTTGTGCCTTCTGCCTGGGGCCCTGCAGGGGGAGATGCCTGGGGACACAGGGGTTGGGGTGGAGGGGGtccctatctccctcctccaGGGCCCGTTCCCCACTGGGGCTACCCTGCTCTGCATCACAGAGAAccaggagggagatggggagggggacaaCCCCTGTGGTGGCCTGAAAGACCCGGCCTCCTCCCTGCTCTACTACCAGATAGGTCCCATGGAGAACGAGACGTTTCACAAGTCTCTGCCTGGGCAGGAGGAGGCATGTGTAGAGCGAGAACCAGGGGGAGGAGAGCAGCGAGGGAGGGATGAGCATGGAGGTAATACCTGCGGGCAGGGTGAGGGCGAGCTTTCGCCCCCGGTGGCTCTGTGCTCAGAGAATGGCGTGGGTGCTAAGGAGTTACCATTCAGTCCCCAGCAAAGCTCCTTAGAAGGGCAGTGTCAGGTGGAGGCCTGCctggccacagaaggagagttgtacccaccactgccccctgAGGTTTAG
- the LOC115102438 gene encoding cysteine/serine-rich nuclear protein 2-like isoform X2: MLLRLAVNDISGQATSILRRHKPSPGRKRVRFDVVTVYYFPRRQGFTSVPSQGGSSLGMARHHCSIRRYTLGEFVREQETSHRHALRQHLRQEKLNARKIKLTRNGTVQCAQADLLTLEDVSDDDLDVEGVEVDDCFFLQPLPTKRRRALLRASGIARIDAREKAELRTIRLSREECGCDCRFYCDPRHCGCSQAGIKCQVDRMSFPCGCSRDGCGNSAGRIEFNPLRVRTHYMHTIMKLDLEKRRLLGQKAGVGGGQYAESDLLSSPSSTRPPSPDPDLSTGANGLDSELETEEREVQMVLEAQDLLTDQACLERENETAVLHLQSAEEQERMREEEEEEEAQRGRGGAGGLGEQALCLLPGALQGEMPGDTGVGVEGVPISLLQGPFPTGATLLCITENQEGDGEGDNPCGGLKDPASSLLYYQIGPMENETFHKSLPGQEEACVEREPGGGEQRGRDEHGGNTCGQGEGELSPPVALCSENGVGAKELPFSPQQSSLEGQCQVEACLATEGELYPPLPPEV; encoded by the exons ATGCTGTTGAGGCTGGCGGTGAATGACATCAGCGGCCAAG CAACCTCCATCCTAAGACGGCACAAGCCCTCTCCAGGCCGGAAGCGGGTGCGGTTCGATGTGGTGACGGTGTACTACTTCCCCAGGCGGCAGGGCTTTACCAGCGTGCCCAGCCAGGGGGGCAGCTCCCTAGGCATGGCACGCCACCACTGCTCCATCCGCCGATACACACTGGGAGAGTTCGTCCGCGAGCAGGAGACCAGTCACCGCCACGCCCTGCGCCAACACCTCCGCCAGGAGAAGCTCAACGCTCGCAAGATAAAG CTGACACGTAACGGTACGGTGCAGTGTGCCCAGGCTGACCTGCTGACCCTGGAGGACGTGTCAGACGACGACTTGGATGTAGAGGGTGTGGAGGTGGACGACTGCTTCTTCCTGCAGCCGCTTCCCACAAAGCGGCGTCGGGCACTGCTCAGGGCCTCCGGTATCGCCCGTATAGATGCCCGGGAGAAGGCTGAGCTACGGACCATCAGGCTGTCCAGGGAGGAGTGTGGCTGTGACTGCCGTTTCTACTGTGACCCCCGTCACTGTGGCTGCAGCCAGGCTGGCATCAAGTGCCAG GTGGACAGGATGTCTTTTCCCTGTGGCTGCTCTCGTGATGGCTGTGGGAACTCGGCAGGCCGCATCGAGTTCAACCCTCTCCGCGTGCGAACACACTACATGCACACCATCATGAAGCTGGACCTGGAGAAGAGGAGGCTGCTGGGGCAGAAGGCAGGGGTCGGGGGTGGACAGTATGCAGAGTCTGACctgctctcctccccttcctccaccaGGCCTCCCTCCCCAGACCCTGACCTGTCCACAGGGGCCAATGGCCTGGACTCTGAgttagagacagaggagagagaggtccagATGGTCCTAGAGGCTCAGGACCTCCTGACTGACCAGGCCTGCCTCGAGCGTGAGAACGAGACCGCTGTGCTCCACCTGCAAAGTgcagaggagcaggagaggatgagggaggaagaggaggaggaggaggcacagCGGGGCAGGGGAGGAGCAGGGGGCCTGGGGGAGCAGGCTTTGTGCCTTCTGCCTGGGGCCCTGCAGGGGGAGATGCCTGGGGACACAGGGGTTGGGGTGGAGGGGGtccctatctccctcctccaGGGCCCGTTCCCCACTGGGGCTACCCTGCTCTGCATCACAGAGAAccaggagggagatggggagggggacaaCCCCTGTGGTGGCCTGAAAGACCCGGCCTCCTCCCTGCTCTACTACCAGATAGGTCCCATGGAGAACGAGACGTTTCACAAGTCTCTGCCTGGGCAGGAGGAGGCATGTGTAGAGCGAGAACCAGGGGGAGGAGAGCAGCGAGGGAGGGATGAGCATGGAGGTAATACCTGCGGGCAGGGTGAGGGCGAGCTTTCGCCCCCGGTGGCTCTGTGCTCAGAGAATGGCGTGGGTGCTAAGGAGTTACCATTCAGTCCCCAGCAAAGCTCCTTAGAAGGGCAGTGTCAGGTGGAGGCCTGCctggccacagaaggagagttgtacccaccactgccccctgAGGTTTAG